The genomic DNA ctttataaaagaaaataaggaTAAAAGTTGTACAAATTTTATATCGAGATCAAacatcaaaaatcataaattttataaggacaTATTTAATTCATACGTATGGACATGTTGAAACCATGAATGTATGTATCTACCTACACTTGTGTTAAGTTTTTACCAAAtatttgttgtttatttttgtaagaattatgttttagtttcatgtttttgttattttgttatagGATATGACCCTTCAGCCACCAATGCAAGATCTAGTGGTGAAGGACTTGCAAGGAATTGAATGGAATTTTCGACATATTTATTGTGGTAAGTTTAAGTTGTTTTATTTAAACATTAGCATTACCTTCATTGTTAACCAAAAAGAGTTTATGATTGacctatatgtatatatataactaCTCGTCATGcacaaaatcatttttgtttcataTAAATAGAAAGGGGGTGTTTTGGGGTTGATGGTATGATTTGGTGATAATTGAGTCTCTCTAATGTTGTCCAATGTGTACAAGAGTTTAAAATTTTCATGGTTCCTGCAAAGTAAGAAAAAACTTACTGACGACTTTTTTAAATACAGTCTTAAGATAATGATAGTgagagaaaatattttatagattaaaattattgaaaaaataataatttgtttgacaatattattttaggagaatttttttgtccatttaaatttgttcaaaaaaatttgtttgtgagaaaaattaattagttcaacaatttttttttgtccttttaatTTTGAAGCGTCTCAAGAACCATTGTGAATACAACTATTTTTGTTATCTATTAGATTAAATTTGTAACctcaataattataatttaaatatcttCCGAGAAAATTGTAAAATGATTGTAGTGTCACTTTAATAATGATTGCTCACTCTCCCAATTTtcggttttttttcttttcaaaaatagaaCTATTTTTCTTGCAAGAATGAAgtcatcatttatttatttttctttctaatttataTCTTCTTATAACATGAAATGCAGATCATGAGAGAGCACACTTGCTTACTAATGGTTGGAACACATTTGTAAACTCTAAAAATCTTCGTCCTGGAGATTCATGTATTTTTGTCaggttatcttttttttcttcatttttatttcactGTATTCTATGAGATTTAGAAATGCATTTCAATCTATAAATTCTCTTGTAATTGGCAATTTATGTATCTACCAATAACATTGTTACTCGTTTTGTACACATTAATTTTATGTCATAGAAATTTACCTGGACAATACTTGTGTTATTGTAGTGGAGAGAATGGTGAAATTGGTATTGGGATTCGTCGAGCAATGAAACAACATAGCCACATATGCACTAAATTGTGTCAACAATCAAGTCAAAACATTCAACTTGGAGCATTGGCAGCTGTAGTCCATGCTGTTTCTATTGGAAGTCTGTTCCATCTCCAATACCACCCTTGGTGAGATAccaatgattttaaaatttaaaatataaatgaacaTATTTTTTCCAACATTGAAAATTTGTATAAATATGCCCTTTGAGAatacactttttaaaaaatgttagcaCTAATACACATCTTTTGTAGGATTGCTCCCTTTGAATTTATGATTCCTCTGAAAACTTATGTTGAGTCCATTGAAAAAGACTACTCAATTGGAACGAGGGTACACATGTTGTCTGAAGTTGGAGGATGTCCAAGAAGGTGATTATGATGTCAAATTAATATGGttgattcatgatttttttttttatcacttttatGATAAGTGTGAACAATATACATTTTAATATATACTTTTCAATACCAGTCTTGCTGATAGTCAAAATTTAAATTGGAGCCACTAAATAATATGGATTTAACATTAATTTAGTCAGACCCGTATGAATTTTAGTAAATACAAAGACATGTAATTAAAATAGTGTATTGCtagcatttttcttattttaatttgaaatatatgCATCTATTTGTAATAATTATGtctttttacatttttgtttctttatagGTATGGTACAATAGTTGGTAATGAAGATATTGATCCCATTAGGTGGCCAGGTTCAGAATGGAGATGTATCAAGGTAAAATCAAATATCTTACTATGATTTATAATTAGTACCCATGATGTTTTAGttaatacatttttcttttaacttgattgatttaaataaatttaattacatcTCCTCTTAGGTGCAATGGGATTCCATGCTAAATATTGAGAGGGTTTGTCCATGGTGGATTGAGCCCTTGGGATCTCCCAAGATTATGTTGAAGGGCATTCCAATTTTCCCTTTACCAAATAAAACAGATGTACCTAACCCATCATTGCTTGGATTAAATAACTTCGCTAATGAGAGTAAGTTATTATTTGTTGATTTCTtagattttagattttttatattaattttatgtttttgctAATATGTTGTGTTTACTATAATCATTGTGCCGATTGAATTCTCTTATTGTTATCAGATATAACTGGGAGTTCCTCTAAACCTGAATATCACAAAGTGGATATGGACTTGGAAGGTCAACAATACAATACTGGAAATGATAAAAAGTCAATCTTTTCCATTTTTGCTTTCTTTATATGTCTTTGCTTTTTTACATTTGTAATTTTTGTCTTTCGTCCTCTtctataattatttattttcgaTAAGAAAATAATCTAAGTAACAAAGACATATCATATTGAATGATCAAACTTGAACTAAGTCTATATTGCATAAGTGAAGCAGATGTTGTATCGCTCCATAAGTTTGTTTGTGCTAATAGATTAATAAAGTTCATCATTAGATGAAAGGtgcaagaaaacacaaaaataaaaggagTTTAACTTGTGTTTAGTTAGACTCgactatttttatattctattttaaatctctttattttatctaaGTACCTTTCTATGTTGGGATAAATAGTTGAAGATGGAATGAAAATGGagggtggggggggggggggtggacAACTCAAACTAGGTGCTACATCTAATCCTCCCTGACAAAAGATATTTGTCTCATTCAACGATGACTTGATCCATTAGTTAATCCCAAACTAATTGCATGTTATTGATGCTCCTTCAAACAATTTATTTAGTATAACTTCGTTGCTACTATTGAGCCATTTACAAAGTTTTGAGTTTATGTTTGTTGTAAAAGAAATTCATTATAGTTTATTGTAGCTTATGTGCTTCCTTTATTACCATACAAATCTATAATGTTCGaccaaattaattatatttaggcttttagaaataagtttataaaatttataaaattattaactCGATTGAACTGAATCAAACCTACATATTTTTCAttggttttgaatttgtttttttttctttctgcaaaGGTTTTAGAATTTGGTTCGtatgtcataaaaatttattataaaatccaattcaaattaattatttttattggttcaaatttattttcttttaactcCTTAATAGAGAACGTTTTGTTGGCCAATTTATCTATGACAAATGTTAAATGTAGAAATATTTGTCTTTGTGAGCATAACTCAAATGATAGAGACATTGTTGGGCAATTCACTTGTATAATTGTCCTTTTAAGCTTCCTAATCTTTGGACGCTCTGGGAGATGAGTTGGAGTTCATTGTTATTTTTGTAGTTTCCGAATGTTTTTTTTACCGTTTTGGGTTGCCTAACTATTGGTTTccgtaatttttattttctgcttttgtttttcttcttttgaccTTTTTTCagagggttttggtttggtccTCTGGCAAAAGAAATTTGTCTCATTCAACAATGACTTGATCCATTATCACCAAACTAGTTAACCAAAAACTAATTGCATTTTATAAGTAACATCATAGTTTTTTGAACactttcaaaatttattataatattttttttaggggaaaatttattataataatgataaatttaaatatatttgatttcagatgcgttttttttaaagttgatttAAGATGCGGTTGTTTTCatgtaattatttaaataattattttaatttagataAATTTATCCATAAGGTGTTACATCAACAGGAAAAATTAGTCTTGTAACTCTAACTCCATAAGCGTAGGTACCTATTAAGTATCAGCATTTAGGGAGAAACAATTTGAGTTCTTAATtagatgaaggtaatgatagaTAATTAGTGGGCTCCTTTAAAAACACtaaatgtgtaattttatgTGAGGTATATCGAACACTACATATGGATACCGTCCCCATACAATATTCGAATGTTGATGCATCAGATTGTGAGAGTCTAACTCCTTCTATTAGAATCAACCTCGTTTGTGCAagaactttttaaaaacaaacgTTTGTGTGCATAGTTTGGTTGCACACAATCTGTCTTAATATAATTccaacaatataacatcatattcatagatatatgaagaaaaaaggaaTTTAAGATACATATAACATATAAAATCTACAAACTTGCATCATGAACGACAAATCTACAACTTTACATTTAACCACTAACCGAATCCAAGCGTGATAATGTATAAAGAATTTAACTTACATAAACATATTTAAAGCGAAAAAGATTCGGAAGACTAATATGAGGCCTAAAAATTTAGGGGGTCTAAAacttttgctttaaaaaaaatcaaggtcTAGGTTTAATATGCAGTTTGTCATCGACTTATTTTTAGGCACGTATGATCTTTTTTAAAGCTTGGTCAGCCCGAGAACCTGCCGAAAGGTCTATTTCATTTGAACTTgtttaaataagtaattttgCTTATGTTT from Medicago truncatula cultivar Jemalong A17 chromosome 8, MtrunA17r5.0-ANR, whole genome shotgun sequence includes the following:
- the LOC25502429 gene encoding auxin response factor 23, with protein sequence MDSVGSDGASRLVSDNLCAQLWHACSGSVYIPKVGEKVFYFPQGHAEQVAILQYQQDHNMEIPNYHLPSKILCIVVGVQLMVKVDTDEIFTLVTLFPLLEQQEYVLEDNHALHSPDEIYSFSKLLTSMETSTQGGLYIPKQHADRCFPQLDMTLQPPMQDLVVKDLQGIEWNFRHIYCDHERAHLLTNGWNTFVNSKNLRPGDSCIFVSGENGEIGIGIRRAMKQHSHICTKLCQQSSQNIQLGALAAVVHAVSIGSLFHLQYHPWIAPFEFMIPLKTYVESIEKDYSIGTRVHMLSEVGGCPRRYGTIVGNEDIDPIRWPGSEWRCIKVQWDSMLNIERVCPWWIEPLGSPKIMLKGIPIFPLPNKTDVPNPSLLGLNNFANENITGSSSKPEYHKVDMDLEGQQYNTGNDKKSIFSIFAFFICLCFFTFVIFVFRPLL